The DNA sequence TGCGATTCTCGAAAATAGTTCTTGAAGTTCTATTCTTGATTGCATATCATCTCAACGGGTTTCGATAAGAAAGGATGCCCATGCGACCGTCCGTTGTGCTCGACATGAAGCGAAGCGCGGTGCGCGAAGCGGTAAGCCGCTTCCGCACGGCGAACCCGCGCGTCTTCAGTTCGGTGCTGCATGGCACCGACCGGGACGGCAGCGACCTCGACCTGTTGGTTGACGCGCTGCCTGGTGCCACGTGGTTGAACTTGGGCGATTTGGAAGAAGAACTGAAATTGCTGCTCGGCGTTGACGTTGATTTGCTGACGTCTAGCGACCTGCCGCCGAAGTTCCGGGCCAAGGTGCTCGCGGAGGCGCAGCCGGTATGAGCGAAAACCGTCTGCCCGATTACCTCGATCACATACAGCAGGCCGCGACCGAAGCCTGTGGCTTCGTGGAAGGCTTGGGCAAGGACAACTTCCTGGCTGACAAGCGCACCCAGCAGGCCGTCATCATGAGCCTCATCATCATCGGCGAGGCCGCCACAAAGGTGTTAGGCCCTGACCGAATCTATTTACACCCGTAAGGAAATTTTCTACAGTGGACATTCCACGAATATTCAACATCACTGAAAGTGCTCACCGCATCCACAACCCGATCACACCCGAAAAGCTCGCCACTCTCGGCGCGGCGCTGCGCCTGGAATCGGGGACTCGTGTGCTCGACCTCGGCAGCGGTTCGGGGGAGATGCTATGCACCTGGGCACGCGATCACGGCGTCATCGGCACCGGCATCGACATGAGCCAGTTGTTCACCGAGCAAGCGAAACTCCGCGCTGAAGAACTCGGGGTCGCCGATCGAGTCGAGTTCATCCACGGCGACGCTGTCGGCTACGTCGCCGACGAAAAGGTCGGAGTGGCAGCCTGTCTCGGTGCCACGTGGATCGGTGGGGGAGTCGTCGGCACTATCGAGCTTCTGGCGCAGAGCTTGCGCACCGGAGGGATCATCCTCATCGGCGAGCCCTACTGGCGGCAGTTACCGCCGACGGAAGATGTTGCCAAGGGGTGTCTTGCCAACTCAATCTCCGACTTTCTCATGCTTCCGGAACTTCTTGCGTCTTTCGGCCACCTTGGCTACGACGTCGTTGAAATGGTTCTGGCTGACCAAGACGGCTGGGATAGATACGAGGCGGCCAAATGGCTCACCATGCGCCGATGGCTTGAAGCCAATCCCGACGACGAGTTCGCCAAAGATGTTCGAACCAAACTGACCTCGGAACCCGAGCGCTACGCCGCTTATACGCGTGAATACCTGGGTTGGGGTGTGTTCGCGCTGATGCCGCGGTGAGGCGTTGACGCACCCGGCGGATCCTCAACGGCTGTGCCGCGCCACAGCTGGTGGCTCGCCGAGATGTGATTGCGCCTAAATTCATTTCTTATGGTCTAGTTATCCGTGCAATCAACCCGACGCTGGTACGCTGGACGGGTGCAGTCAGGCCTCGCCAGTAAGGAAATTTGGTCTTGAGTTGCTTAACCACGATCCGCTTGATATCTTTTTCTTGCATGGAAAGCTCCTGGTATTTATTAAGATCGACCATCTCAATTATACCAGCTTTCCATGCATAACTCTATAATATAATTAATTATATTGTATTTTTCTTAACAGGCTTTTCAAATGATTTTTCTAAAAAGGCGAACAAAGAGTTACTCTCCCCCTTGTTAATATTTTTTCGGTCACAGAGAGTAATTGTCGTTCTCGTTCCGTTAAAAATATCCCTTGATCGATCTGAGATGGATAATCAATTCGCAATTGGGAGAATCCTAACTTAAATTCTTTTCCGATTGAGTCATCAATCATTTTTTCTAAAACTAGTGATGGGACCGCTACGGATTCAAGGAAACGAACCTGATAACCCTTAAATTTACTGCGTGCAATTAGTGTTCGGGGTAAATCCAGTTGGCGGGAATGAATTGGCTTTGCTGTCTCGGTTACGGAATCAGAACCATCATGCTCAAACGGCATGGTTCCTTTACAGCTTGGGTATCTTGAGCAACCATAAAATTTATTCCCCGCATGAATTCCTCTCCTGGCAGTTCTTAATACCATCGGGGAGTTGCACTTTGGGCACTTGGGTTCAACCATAAAGAAATCCTGAATTTATTTATTTTCAATCATTAGTGTCCGGCACAATAATTGAGTAAGTCCATCTGGTTATTTATGGAGGTAGGCGGACGTTTTTTTGGACAAATGGTTTCCCAAAGTGAACGTCGTTCCATCAATGTGGCTTGAATGAGTCGAGACGATTCTAAGATGCCGATATTTATGGTGGTTTTTATTTTTAACCAGATGAGCAGCAAATAGGCTATTAAAGCAGTCCAGATTTGGATTAAGACGGCATTTCGGGAAGTGCCATAAAAGGTTTTGATTTTCAGATTCTGTTTGACCCACTTGAAAAAAAGCTCTATCTGCCAACGTTGTCGGTAAAGATCTGCGATGGCGAGGGCAGACAGGTCAAAGCGATTGGTTAAAAAGACATATTCTTTGCCAGTTTCAGGGTCTCGGTAGTGCACCCGGCGCAGGGTGCCTTGATAGCTATGAAGACCATGCTCGGAGTTCAAACGGATGATCTCGTCAGTTAGAACCCTGTCAGGAGCGGGATTTTTCAACGTTTCGATGACCTCGAAGCAGGCATTGGATTTCAGTCGGGTCACAAACCAGACGCCTTTCTGGTGGAGGCGATGCAGCCAGGCATAATCGATGTAACCACGGTCAAAAATTAATAAATCACCTGGATCGAATTGCAGCGTTTTGGCAATTTGCATGTCGTGAATCTTGGCTTCGGTCAGGATGACGCATTTCGGCAGCATATCCGTTATCACCGTATGCAACTTAATGCCAGCCTTGCGGGCTCGAAAGTAAGTCCAGGGGAAAACGCTGGCACAGAGATCAATGGTGGTCGAATCAAGGATTTTTATCTTGGACTGCCGTTTATTGTTACGGGTCATCTCGCTATAGAAGCGGTGCAATAATTTGTGATAAACCTCTTCAAAAATAATGGCCGGACATTGTTCATTAGCCTCTGCCAGGGTAGAGCGTTTCACCTCGGACTGGCCCAAGTGATAAAGTTTCTTGACGTGTTGATCGAGACTAAACACCAAATCCCGGAGACTCTTGCGACTACTGAATTGGGCGTATAGCATGGCGCCAAACTGTGACCAATATGAAAATGTTCTGGGCTTCGGGCCTGCCCAGGAATGGGTATCAACGATATGGTCGAAAACATGTCTCGGTACTAGTTGTAGCATTTGCCCCAAAGATTGTGTTAAGATGTGCCATAGCCCCCTTAACTCTCCTATGTTATTTGGTTTTTAGGTAAAACGTTATAACAAAAATGGCGGTTATGGGGACTTTTTTATTAAATATTATTTGACTTTTTTACGTATCATCTACCGGACAGCAGTGATTTTTTTTAATAATTCTTTGCAATATCCTCCAGCAAGATCGCGTTCATGTTCATACAGTGCTGCATCTCTATTGTGAGCTAATGGTGTCCTGATCTTTGCCAGCAAGTTGCTGTGAGGATTCCAATACTTTGTATCCTTTCCCATTATCGATTTAAAGACATCCCATTCAGCAAAAATAATGGCAAATAAATCTTTTGGATAAGAAAAATCTAGCAAAGAATTTGATGCCCTGCTACCAAAAGTTTTTTCTTCTTTTTTTTGGGCTACCTGGCATTGTTCGAATATGTTTTTCAGATGTGGCCGTGCCTTTAATAATTTTTCAACCCAGTTATCTCCATATTTTTTAATCATGGTATTGGTAATAAAATTTCGGAGAGTAATTTCTGTTTCCCTCCATAATGACCAAAGATCGCTCTGACGTTCTATCATCTTTAAATAGTCTTGAAAGTGTTTTGAAAATGCGACATATTCTCCTTGGTCAGAGACTAATATTAAAGAATAACGAAGTAATTCCTCCGCATCAGTTTGCTTGACATCAAAAACAGGCCCAAAGAGAATTTGAAGCATTTTATCAAGGGTACCATCTTCTTTTAAGATATTGATCATATGATCATAGTGATCGAGGAAAGATCCTCTAACGCGAAGAGCAGCTTTATCTATATCTATTCCTTGATTTTCTCTAAGTGCTTCGACAAGTTCATACCCTATCATTTCTAACAGATAAGGATGTCCACCGCATATGATATTCAGATCCTCTTGCTGATCGGTTGTCATATTTATTCCGACATTTGAAAAACACTTAAAATACTGTTGCAAATCTTCTTGATTAAACATGCCCAAATAATGTTTATGAAAAATCCCATCAAGAGTTGAAATAGCCTTAGTTTGTAATTCAATTTCCCGAAGTGAGCGTCTTGAGGTAGTAATAAAGGTTACACGCCATTCTGGTCGATAAGAAAGTTCCCGTAATCCCTGAAAACCGGAAATATCTCCTTTAAATAAGAGCCTGGCATGGTCAAATTCGTCTAATATAAATATAATGCGATAACCATATTGACGAACCTTTTCAAAATATCTTTGAATTCTTCTATAGCCTTCACCCCAGGATAATTCATCCTCTAAAGCACGGTTAGCAGCAACTTTGATTGTATCAGTGACCAATCCCAAGTCATCCATTTCATCATAGCAACTAGTAACGAGGGAACGAAAAAATATTGCAGCTCTATCATAAGTTGCTAAATTGATCCAAATTGGAAGCATGTTTTTAGCCTGGAGATCAATTCGACGTTCCATAGTCGCTTTATAAACCAGACTACTCTTCCCTATGCGATAATCTCCTATTATTGCAAGATTACCAGATTCAAAGGGACGAATAACTCTATTTTCTATGGCTTCCAAGCTTTCTCGACGTCCGATAAATCGATTACCGCTAACTATTCCACCGTAATCAGAAAAAGGATTTTCAAAATAAGATGACATTTTTATTCCTATTGATGGGCAATTAGCCATTCATTAAAGAGGCCGACTTGGATTAAATAATATTGGCCTCCCTCTCGTTCAATAACTTCTCGTTTGACAAGATCGTCGAGTATTTCATCAACGGGCTTAGAGGTTTCACAAAGAATATTATAACGATTACAGGGACCCGTTTTACTGTTGAAAGCTATTGCTGTTAATACTTTATTGGCATCTTCGTTACTAATGGCGTCTTCAGAGGTATCGCCAGAATTTAAAAGATTATCAAATTTATCAAGATCTAAGGCATTAGGCCCTCGAATTAGATCATCTTTTACTTGCTCAATATCTGCTTCGGTAACTAAACGGGCATGCTTCCTATTCATATAATCTACCAAGCGATTACAAAGGATTTGAATGTAAAAAGGACTACCAGCCGTTAAATTAATTATACGGTCCATCGCCTTTTCCCGGTAGCGACTTTCACCTTGACGACCGCCTATACGAATCGGTTCATCAATAAGCTTAATTGCATCTTCGCGCTTTAGATAGGTAACCCGTTCATCTTGTGCTATTCCGAACTCATTAGGAAAGCGCTGTTTGAATTTTGGCATAACATCTTGACCTACAAGAACAGCACTAAAATAGTTTTCCTGTAATAACGCTTTCCAATTTTTCATAAAGTTTTCAGGAAGACTTCCTGCCGTAATATAACCATAAATATAAGAAAATTCATCTATAAGTAAAATAATTCGGGAATTGCGCCACTCTTGTGATTTTTCACAAGAACGTCTAAATTTTTCAAATATATTTCTAAAGAGGCTGAGTGGACTATGATGTTCATAAAATCCTTTTTCACTAGGGATAGTAATTCCTAATGAAGCAAATCCATTACTCACCTTATCTTCAAGAGCATATTCTAATTTTCTTAATATCTCGAAAAGTATTTGATATAATAGAGGTATTTTTGAATGATCATCCAATATTTTTCCTATATTTCCTATATCAATAATTAATAATTCTTTATTAGAAGTTAGTTTGGTTTTAAGATGATGCAAAATTGATGATTTGCCTGCACGAGCCTGGCCAAAAATGACAACACATTTACTTTGTAGGCGAGATTCCATAATGGTTTTCGCCACATTTATAATCAGCTCCTCCCTACCGTAAAACATTCTTGGATCACCGACAATCCCTCCCTCAGCATAAGCTGCATAAGGATTATCTATTTTTTCAAATTCAGTCTCGGAATAAAGACGTATTGAGAAATTTTTGATGGAAGTCGATATGACCTCCCCAGATCTAGTTCTATATTGAGTATATACCGGTAAGGAAAATGTCTGAGAATTTATTGTCTCTTTGCTTAAATGAAGCGGCACCCGGAGAATGAATTGTTCCGCTCCCCTCAGAGAGCGGTCCAGTTTGATATCAGGCACTTTGAGATCAAAGGCTGCTTCATGTTCCTGTTGTTGTATAATTAATTCTAATGCTTCAGCTGGACTACATCCGATCCGATTGTTAACGGCAATTTGAACTTCAATATCTTGATTGTTATCAGGAAAATATGATTCAACCGGTAATCGGAGGGTTAACTGAGGCATAGAGCTTTTATATAGTTCTTCTAAATATGAGGCAGCTTTATTTTTGATTTCCCAAATGACTGGGAATAAATCTTCAACGGAAAATTTTGTTGGACTATTTTCAATTTCCATTAGTAAATCTTGACAGCGATTGCCAATTTGAAGAGAAAGACGTTCTTTTTCTTCAAATGTTGTTTGATTACACAATTCTAACGAAGTTTCAAATATATTACGCAATTGGAGCATTCTTTCTTGGTCGAGATCTATAGAGGGTCTTTCACTAAGCTTTTTGATCACTTGCAAAATATTTTCTAAGGATGCTGTAGTAAATTCCATATTGGACAATAAGCGAACTTCGTTAGAAACATTACGTGCAGCTTCTGCACTCTTTTTTTGCAGCATATTCCACAATGTCACAAAATCATTTAATTTCATTGATGACTTACCAGCTGATATTTCTGCACTTTTCAAGAATTCTAAAGCCATCGCCTGGTGAGATGCTTTGTCATAAAGTCGGTTTAATATCCGATTTGCAGCATATCGGCTACGAAATACAAGATAAGCAATTGAATTGAATACTTTAACCCCTTCTGGGTGATTTGTCAGAACAAAATCTAATGTTTCATCAATAGAAGGAATATTTGGCTTCATTGGAATATTGGTTTGTCCTAAGGTAGAATATAAAAATCTAACTAACGCATTTACGGCATCTTGTTCATCCTTGCTCTTTCTATCCCCATCATATGCGCTCAGAGCTTCAGCGTAATATGCCCGGGCTGCAGCCAGAGGTCTGCCTTCAATGACAATAGCATCACCCTTTGAAGCGAAGCAACGACCAAGATACCGTGAAAAATAATTAGGATCACCCTCTTCTAAAAGTGATGCTATTTTAGCTGCAGAAAGGTAATATGCAGCACGATCTGATGGTCTGCTAGTACCCAACTTAGTTGCCAGTTCTTCTAACTTTTTTATATCATGCGGGCTGAAGGTTTGTTTTTGAACTCGATCAGCTTGCACTCCCTCATATTTACAACGATCAAGAAAAAACCTTGTAAACCTTGAAATATCTCCTGAAAAAGCTGTTAGTGTTGTTTCGATGACAATTTCGTCAATTTTTACAGGTTGTCCTGCTATGGCTTGATTGATTGCTTCGAGTATCTCTGCCGACTTAACATCAGTAGAGATATTAAGGATTTTTTGAAGCAATTTTTTTGCTTCGTCATAATGGCCTTGCTTTGATAAACATATAGCGATGTTTCTTTGTACCGTTACATTATCAGGCTGCTTGGTAAGGATTTTTCTAAAAAATTGCTCGGATTGACCGTAGTCTCCCTTTTTTAAATTCATAAGTGCAATCTGAAATAAATAAGGTGCCCTTTTAATCTCATTATCAGCCTGTTTAAGTTTTTTCTGAAGGAGGGTTATGGCATGATCATATTGACCAGCATTTTGATACGAAGTAATTAATAAGTTATCTATGGATTTAGGATCACTACTTACCTGCTTATGGCTTTCTAATGTTTTAATAGCTTCTTCTGGTTTGCCTTGTTGGACTAATACTGATGCTAAATCTTTAACTGCACTTTCGGTATTATCTCCTCTTTTAATAGCTTCACGTAGTAATTGAACAGCCTTGTCGAGATCTTTTTCGATTAGTTGTGCCCTTTTTGCCCTAGCATAAGGAGTACTCCCTTTTGGTACACCAGTCACTCGTGTGTATTCACGCCACTTATTCTGTAATTCCTTAGCGCTAGGGTATTCTGGGTCAATTTCTATAAGTTTATTAATCTGGGCAATGGCTTGGGGATAATCACCTTCATTAGCGTATTCTGACGCTCGACTTAACATCTCATCCATGGTTCGAAACATCAATATCCTAATTGCTACAGGTCCTTTTATACCTTGGGCAACATCAAATATTACTGGTATCCTTTCCCCTGGATTCAGATAAAGGACTTTGTCCAATAATTCATTATCTAAAATTGCACTTCGATGAAAAAAGTAATCATCTCCATCGATACCCTCTAAAAATCCATAATTTCTATCTCGTTTAAAATTATATATGTATCCTTGAGGTTGGTGATTATCTTCTTTTTCAAGGTGGTTATCCTCCTCTAATTCAGTTAACTCTGATTTTATAATTTGATAACCCTCGCCTAATTGTTCCCCTAAAAAGTTGAGCATATTCTTTATTATGGTTATTGCTTCTTTATTCTCTGACCTGTCTCTCAAAATGTTTATTGCAGAATCGTTATTATTGATACATAAAAGTAAGTATATTCCTGTTTCTATCATGATATTTATTTCTTCATCAGAGATATTGGTTCCTTTATTAATTAATATATTGTTCAATATTCCGTAATTTGAATGCTCATTAATTAACTTAACCAAGACATACCACGCCTTCATTTCTTGAAAAAATTTTACATTATAAAAATAATTTTCTAATCCATAGCATGCCAATTCTTCATTCCCATTTATAATTCCCAAGACGGCCAAATTATACCAATCTATTAATTCTTTTGATTTCGCTGCCGTTTCTTTATAGAGGTCCAAAGCCTTCTTATAATCTTTACAAAGCCATAAAATATAGGCTAACTGTCTTTTAATACTTGGAGAATTAGGAAATCGACCCGAAAGAGCTATCATTTCATGGAGAATCGGTTGAATTCTACCGAATTTTTCACTTAGTTCATTTACTTTTACTGCGTAATTATATTTTTCCCTAAGTTTATTCCAAATGTTCTTAGCATCATGGGCCTGTTTGCCTATAATTTCGTCATCGGGTAATATAAAATCAGGATTTTTGAGTTCATTAATATTTGCTACCTGAAGCTCAGCATTAAAACGAGCCTTTATTTCAATAAGTTGCTTATCTAATTCTTGATTGGTAATATCCTGAGATTGGGGAACGTCTTTCAGTTTATTGGTCTTATCATAAGCAAATGATTCAATTTGATCACTTGAATCTGTCAGTTCTTCCCACATTCCAATCATTTCTGCAATAATCGTCTTAATCTGACCTTCAGATTTTAATGTGACATGATTAAGACTAATTTCCGTCAATATGCCCGATACCTCTTTACCAGTTTTAAGATGTAAGGTTATATTAGTTCCCAAGGGAATTTGT is a window from the Desulfobacca acetoxidans DSM 11109 genome containing:
- a CDS encoding IS4 family transposase — encoded protein: MLQLVPRHVFDHIVDTHSWAGPKPRTFSYWSQFGAMLYAQFSSRKSLRDLVFSLDQHVKKLYHLGQSEVKRSTLAEANEQCPAIIFEEVYHKLLHRFYSEMTRNNKRQSKIKILDSTTIDLCASVFPWTYFRARKAGIKLHTVITDMLPKCVILTEAKIHDMQIAKTLQFDPGDLLIFDRGYIDYAWLHRLHQKGVWFVTRLKSNACFEVIETLKNPAPDRVLTDEIIRLNSEHGLHSYQGTLRRVHYRDPETGKEYVFLTNRFDLSALAIADLYRQRWQIELFFKWVKQNLKIKTFYGTSRNAVLIQIWTALIAYLLLIWLKIKTTINIGILESSRLIQATLMERRSLWETICPKKRPPTSINNQMDLLNYCAGH
- a CDS encoding SAM-dependent methyltransferase — its product is MDIPRIFNITESAHRIHNPITPEKLATLGAALRLESGTRVLDLGSGSGEMLCTWARDHGVIGTGIDMSQLFTEQAKLRAEELGVADRVEFIHGDAVGYVADEKVGVAACLGATWIGGGVVGTIELLAQSLRTGGIILIGEPYWRQLPPTEDVAKGCLANSISDFLMLPELLASFGHLGYDVVEMVLADQDGWDRYEAAKWLTMRRWLEANPDDEFAKDVRTKLTSEPERYAAYTREYLGWGVFALMPR
- a CDS encoding tetratricopeptide repeat protein, which codes for MEEIIRLIQKQIPLGTNITLHLKTGKEVSGILTEISLNHVTLKSEGQIKTIIAEMIGMWEELTDSSDQIESFAYDKTNKLKDVPQSQDITNQELDKQLIEIKARFNAELQVANINELKNPDFILPDDEIIGKQAHDAKNIWNKLREKYNYAVKVNELSEKFGRIQPILHEMIALSGRFPNSPSIKRQLAYILWLCKDYKKALDLYKETAAKSKELIDWYNLAVLGIINGNEELACYGLENYFYNVKFFQEMKAWYVLVKLINEHSNYGILNNILINKGTNISDEEINIMIETGIYLLLCINNNDSAINILRDRSENKEAITIIKNMLNFLGEQLGEGYQIIKSELTELEEDNHLEKEDNHQPQGYIYNFKRDRNYGFLEGIDGDDYFFHRSAILDNELLDKVLYLNPGERIPVIFDVAQGIKGPVAIRILMFRTMDEMLSRASEYANEGDYPQAIAQINKLIEIDPEYPSAKELQNKWREYTRVTGVPKGSTPYARAKRAQLIEKDLDKAVQLLREAIKRGDNTESAVKDLASVLVQQGKPEEAIKTLESHKQVSSDPKSIDNLLITSYQNAGQYDHAITLLQKKLKQADNEIKRAPYLFQIALMNLKKGDYGQSEQFFRKILTKQPDNVTVQRNIAICLSKQGHYDEAKKLLQKILNISTDVKSAEILEAINQAIAGQPVKIDEIVIETTLTAFSGDISRFTRFFLDRCKYEGVQADRVQKQTFSPHDIKKLEELATKLGTSRPSDRAAYYLSAAKIASLLEEGDPNYFSRYLGRCFASKGDAIVIEGRPLAAARAYYAEALSAYDGDRKSKDEQDAVNALVRFLYSTLGQTNIPMKPNIPSIDETLDFVLTNHPEGVKVFNSIAYLVFRSRYAANRILNRLYDKASHQAMALEFLKSAEISAGKSSMKLNDFVTLWNMLQKKSAEAARNVSNEVRLLSNMEFTTASLENILQVIKKLSERPSIDLDQERMLQLRNIFETSLELCNQTTFEEKERLSLQIGNRCQDLLMEIENSPTKFSVEDLFPVIWEIKNKAASYLEELYKSSMPQLTLRLPVESYFPDNNQDIEVQIAVNNRIGCSPAEALELIIQQQEHEAAFDLKVPDIKLDRSLRGAEQFILRVPLHLSKETINSQTFSLPVYTQYRTRSGEVISTSIKNFSIRLYSETEFEKIDNPYAAYAEGGIVGDPRMFYGREELIINVAKTIMESRLQSKCVVIFGQARAGKSSILHHLKTKLTSNKELLIIDIGNIGKILDDHSKIPLLYQILFEILRKLEYALEDKVSNGFASLGITIPSEKGFYEHHSPLSLFRNIFEKFRRSCEKSQEWRNSRIILLIDEFSYIYGYITAGSLPENFMKNWKALLQENYFSAVLVGQDVMPKFKQRFPNEFGIAQDERVTYLKREDAIKLIDEPIRIGGRQGESRYREKAMDRIINLTAGSPFYIQILCNRLVDYMNRKHARLVTEADIEQVKDDLIRGPNALDLDKFDNLLNSGDTSEDAISNEDANKVLTAIAFNSKTGPCNRYNILCETSKPVDEILDDLVKREVIEREGGQYYLIQVGLFNEWLIAHQ
- a CDS encoding nucleotidyltransferase family protein; translated protein: MRPSVVLDMKRSAVREAVSRFRTANPRVFSSVLHGTDRDGSDLDLLVDALPGATWLNLGDLEEELKLLLGVDVDLLTSSDLPPKFRAKVLAEAQPV
- a CDS encoding Swt1 family HEPN domain-containing protein, whose protein sequence is MSSYFENPFSDYGGIVSGNRFIGRRESLEAIENRVIRPFESGNLAIIGDYRIGKSSLVYKATMERRIDLQAKNMLPIWINLATYDRAAIFFRSLVTSCYDEMDDLGLVTDTIKVAANRALEDELSWGEGYRRIQRYFEKVRQYGYRIIFILDEFDHARLLFKGDISGFQGLRELSYRPEWRVTFITTSRRSLREIELQTKAISTLDGIFHKHYLGMFNQEDLQQYFKCFSNVGINMTTDQQEDLNIICGGHPYLLEMIGYELVEALRENQGIDIDKAALRVRGSFLDHYDHMINILKEDGTLDKMLQILFGPVFDVKQTDAEELLRYSLILVSDQGEYVAFSKHFQDYLKMIERQSDLWSLWRETEITLRNFITNTMIKKYGDNWVEKLLKARPHLKNIFEQCQVAQKKEEKTFGSRASNSLLDFSYPKDLFAIIFAEWDVFKSIMGKDTKYWNPHSNLLAKIRTPLAHNRDAALYEHERDLAGGYCKELLKKITAVR
- a CDS encoding topoisomerase DNA-binding C4 zinc finger domain-containing protein; its protein translation is MVEPKCPKCNSPMVLRTARRGIHAGNKFYGCSRYPSCKGTMPFEHDGSDSVTETAKPIHSRQLDLPRTLIARSKFKGYQVRFLESVAVPSLVLEKMIDDSIGKEFKLGFSQLRIDYPSQIDQGIFLTERERQLLSVTEKILTRGRVTLCSPF